One Solanum pennellii chromosome 9, SPENNV200 DNA segment encodes these proteins:
- the LOC114074032 gene encoding uncharacterized protein LOC114074032, translated as MKKDIAEYVARCLNRHQVKEDHLNPGGLIQMIEITGRGVYMKISPMKGVMRFGRKMKLSPRYVRSYEILQRVGEVDYEVVLPADLASVHPVFHDSMLKKWLGDPTSILPVEDRQVKRLRNKEVATVKILWRNHLVEDATWEVEADMGSRYPHIFSSGS; from the exons atgaagaaggacattgctgaGTATGTGGCCAGGTGTCTGAATCGTCATCAAGTTAAGGAGGATCACCTTAATCCTGGTGGTCTCATTCAGATGATTGAG ATAACAGGAAGAGGCGTCTACATGAAGATATCTCCCATGAAGGGGGtaatgaggtttggcaggaagatgaagttgagtccgaggtacgTTAGGTCATACGAGATtctacagcgtgtgggtgaggtggacTATGAGGTGGTGTTGCCTGCGGatctagcttctgttcatccagtctttcatgacTCTATGTTAAAAAAGTGGCTTGGTGATCCAACATCAATTCtgcctgttgaag accggCAGGTGAAGCGgctgagaaacaaggaggttgccacagTGAAGATATTGTGGAgaaaccatcttgttgaggatgctacatgggaggtcgaggccgatATGGGATCTCGCTATCCTCATATTTTTAGCTCTGGaagttag